A stretch of Rhodothermales bacterium DNA encodes these proteins:
- a CDS encoding DNA topoisomerase IV subunit B produces the protein MAEVTSTYTGADIQVLEGLEPVRKRPGMYIGGTGKAGLHHLVWEIVDNAVDEATNGFATLIEVTLHDDGKSVSVADNGRGIPVDIHPKKKVPTLEVILTTLHAGGKFDGKSYITSGGLHGVGSSVVNALSEELVATIKRDGRQHTQTYRRGVPVTKLKTLDGVVRGTGTTIFFRPDTDIFESIEFDPQWIGEQLEIKTYLNSNLKIVFKDEVNRKRFDFHHEGGIAEYLQKVVKDEGARVVHADALFIKQDELVGGQRAEVSLQWTEAPKERIDAFVNGIPTRDGGTHVQGLKDAVRSAVRAYMETHDLLPKKLELTADDIREGMLAVINLFMVEPQFQGQTKDKLNNPGARQLLMNAVRLELEQYLNGHPTTGEAIAARVIQAAKARLASRAAASNVRSKTSLSQRLTLPGKLADCSSSEASDSELFIVEGDSAGGSAKQGRDRKTQAVLPLRGKVLNAEQATLSKVIENKELSNIVQALGCGIGDKLDIARLRYHKIILLMDADSDGHHIATLLLTFFYRYMRPLIEEGYVYIAQPPLFRLEAGKETYWALDEADRERITKKIKAGRKNINIEIQRFKGLGEMMPKTLHETTLDPEKRRLLQVTIPDGERVATENTITDLMGKDAGARYTFIMEHAGEVDELDV, from the coding sequence ATGGCAGAAGTAACCTCGACCTATACCGGCGCGGACATTCAGGTGCTGGAGGGGTTGGAGCCCGTCCGGAAGCGGCCGGGCATGTATATAGGCGGCACAGGGAAAGCCGGCCTGCACCATCTCGTATGGGAGATCGTCGATAACGCGGTCGACGAGGCGACCAATGGCTTTGCGACGCTCATCGAAGTCACCCTGCACGACGATGGGAAAAGCGTGTCAGTGGCGGACAACGGCCGCGGCATCCCGGTGGACATCCACCCAAAAAAGAAAGTCCCCACGCTTGAAGTCATCCTGACGACCCTGCACGCCGGAGGGAAGTTCGACGGCAAAAGCTACATCACGTCAGGCGGGCTACACGGCGTGGGCTCGTCCGTCGTGAATGCGTTGTCCGAAGAACTCGTAGCCACCATCAAGCGCGACGGCCGGCAGCACACACAAACCTATCGGCGCGGCGTGCCGGTCACGAAGCTCAAGACGCTCGACGGCGTCGTCCGCGGAACCGGCACCACGATTTTCTTCCGACCGGACACGGACATCTTCGAGTCGATCGAATTCGATCCGCAGTGGATCGGCGAACAGCTCGAAATCAAAACCTACCTCAACAGCAACCTCAAGATCGTCTTCAAGGACGAGGTCAACCGTAAACGGTTCGATTTTCACCACGAAGGCGGCATCGCGGAATACCTCCAGAAGGTAGTCAAGGACGAAGGCGCGCGCGTCGTACATGCGGACGCACTTTTCATCAAGCAGGATGAACTCGTTGGGGGGCAACGCGCCGAGGTCTCGCTCCAATGGACCGAGGCGCCGAAAGAGCGGATCGACGCGTTCGTCAACGGCATCCCGACCCGCGACGGCGGAACACACGTGCAGGGCCTGAAGGACGCCGTACGCAGCGCCGTGCGCGCCTACATGGAGACGCACGATTTGCTTCCCAAAAAGCTCGAGCTCACGGCCGACGACATCCGAGAAGGAATGTTGGCGGTCATCAACCTCTTCATGGTCGAGCCCCAGTTTCAGGGGCAAACGAAAGACAAGCTCAACAACCCCGGGGCGCGGCAGCTGCTCATGAACGCCGTGCGCCTCGAGCTCGAGCAGTATCTCAACGGCCATCCCACCACGGGGGAAGCCATCGCCGCGCGCGTTATCCAGGCCGCCAAGGCCCGTCTCGCCAGCCGCGCCGCCGCCAGTAACGTGCGGAGCAAAACCAGCCTATCGCAACGCCTCACGCTGCCCGGCAAATTGGCGGATTGCTCGAGCTCGGAGGCCTCGGATAGCGAGTTGTTTATCGTCGAAGGGGACTCCGCCGGCGGCTCCGCCAAGCAGGGACGCGACCGCAAAACGCAGGCGGTGCTCCCGCTCCGCGGCAAGGTCCTCAATGCCGAACAGGCCACGCTCAGCAAAGTCATCGAAAACAAAGAGCTATCGAACATCGTCCAGGCCCTGGGCTGTGGCATCGGGGATAAGCTGGATATCGCCCGGCTCCGCTACCATAAAATCATCCTGCTGATGGACGCCGACTCCGACGGCCACCACATCGCCACGCTCCTGCTCACGTTTTTTTATCGCTACATGCGGCCGCTCATCGAGGAAGGGTACGTCTACATCGCCCAGCCGCCACTCTTCCGGCTTGAAGCCGGGAAGGAGACCTACTGGGCGCTCGATGAGGCGGACCGCGAGCGGATCACGAAGAAGATTAAAGCCGGCCGGAAAAACATCAACATCGAGATCCAGCGTTTTAAAGGTCTTGGCGAGATGATGCCCAAAACACTGCACGAAACTACCCTCGACCCCGAAAAACGCCGGCTCCTGCAGGTGACGATTCCGGACGGAGAACGCGTGGCGACCGAAAATACGATCACTGACCTGATGGGTAAGGACGCCGGCGCCCGGTACACATTTATCATGGAACACGCCGGCGAAGTCGACGAACTCGACGTTTGA
- a CDS encoding cupin domain-containing protein, which produces MPDHPLETHHRWADLPAEALTPFLSRKMMHGDRLMLAHIDMKKGAVVPTHRHENEQFSYILSGALRFSVGDEGREVIVRAGEVLYLPSNLPHGAVALEDSLSLDVFSPPRQDWIDGTDAYLRTQK; this is translated from the coding sequence ATGCCCGATCACCCCCTCGAAACCCACCACCGCTGGGCCGACCTGCCGGCCGAAGCGCTCACGCCGTTCCTCTCGCGCAAGATGATGCACGGCGACCGCCTCATGCTGGCGCACATCGACATGAAAAAAGGAGCGGTGGTGCCCACGCACCGCCACGAGAACGAGCAGTTTAGTTACATCCTTTCCGGCGCGCTTCGGTTTTCGGTAGGCGATGAAGGTCGGGAGGTGATCGTGCGCGCCGGCGAGGTCCTGTACCTGCCCTCCAACCTGCCGCATGGCGCCGTCGCACTCGAGGACTCGCTAAGCCTCGACGTGTTCAGTCCGCCCCGGCAGGACTGGATCGACGGGACCGACGCCTACCTGCGCACGCAAAAATGA